From Sardina pilchardus chromosome 9, fSarPil1.1, whole genome shotgun sequence, a single genomic window includes:
- the cnpy2 gene encoding protein canopy homolog 2 — MGTSLRALFLFAIISLLHIHCQGARQSQDLKCGACRALVDEMEWAISQVDPRKTIQTGSFRINPDGSQSVREVPLARSEGHLLELMEGICEKMNEYGERVDPASSRKTYTRISSRDGKAMDLSDGALDSRVSGQLKFACETIAEQYEDELIEFFAHENDNVKDKLCSKRTDLCDHALKMPHDEL; from the exons ATGGGGACTTCTCTGCGTGCACTCTTTCTCTTCGCAATCATTTCTCTCCTCCACATCCATTGCCAAGGGGCCAGGCAATCACAGGACCTCAAATGTGGAG CATGCAGAGCTCTTGTGGATGAAATGGAGTGGGCGATCTCTCAAGTAGATCCCAGGAAAACGATCCAGACTGGATCCTTCAGGATCAATCCTGATGGCAGTCAGTCTGTGAGAGAG GTTCCGCTGGCCCGCTCTGAGGGGCATCTCTTAGAGCTCATGGAGGGCATCTGTGAGAAGATGAATGAGTACGGGGAGCGGGTAGACCCTGCGTCCAGCCGCAAGACCTACACGAGAATCTCCTCACGAGACGGCAAAGCTATGGACCTCTCAGATGGAGCCCTGGATTCCAGAGTCTCGGGCCAATTAAAGTTTGCC TGTGAAACGATCGCTGAACAATATGAAGATGAACTCATTGAGTTCTTTGCTCATGAGAATGATAATGTGAAGGACAAACTGTGTAGTAAGCGAACAG ATCTTTGTGACCATGCTTTGAAAATGCCCCATGACGAGTTATAA